GAGAGACCGTCCTTTTGTGAATATTATCGACCACGAGCCACTGTGTCTTGTTGCCTTTTAGTATAGATGCAAATgcgactacatgaaatgcaattttactattttttcttaGGAGTTAAAGATtattaatccctaaatttttatgcaattaattactaaatgattagtcaaaatttaggtgtcaacatttgTGTTTCGgacttttgtaatattgtttttaagtaatcACTTATCAAAGtcaatgtgatgaagttgaacaatgaactatattacttcattcTTGTGATGTCATGTATGAAAGGGTCCATGTAGAGATCTATAAGATACTATTCTTTTTGCTAGCTTTTATTGTATGAACTTTACTTATAAAGTTTTCTTCCACGTATGTACATATGACCATGTTCAGAATTTTTCttcactcaccatgaacaaaattaaatttgtgaGTATtccatgagaatgagaattcaataccaagtttacacttcataaaaaaaaaaaaaacacttgagaaaaatttggaataaaaattttgtatagttactaaGGGCGCGTTTAGCAACGATTCTGTTCCGGGAGCTgattcgactagaaatgattattttttattctcgttcTTGAACGATTCTCCGAGTAaaaaagcgcgtttggtaactcgtttaaaatttttgattctcgaatagaattgtgtttggtaccgtattaattgattctgttccaaattaatttattttgatttttaaataaattttaaataatttctttactttttttactttttttcctctttttctttttttcttttttttttttcctttttttctattcttcttcttcttcatttggccggtcgccggaccggacCGGCAGACGAGGGCCGCCGACGCTCATCGGAGCATcgccgaccctcggcgaggttggccttcgtcggccgagcctcgccggcagctgagcgaggctcgcccagcccgcgCCGGTGGCCAGGCCGGTCGCGCCGGGGgctgggcgagggcgaggccagctcgccaccggcgaggctcggcctcgcccggatctggcgaggcccagcctcgctggtggctgggcttgcctccggtgagctcgccggacctcgccccgGCTTTGACGAGGATAATGAAGGATCTGTggttgaagaagataatgaaggatctgtggttgaattctagtgactgcattgaagttaatgtggataatcaaagctgctttagcaatatctcgaatccagttttccatgataaaaccaagcatttcaaagtcaaatttttctttcttcgtgaggtgcaacaaagtggcgaaATTAAGTTGAtctattgcagatctgaagatcagcttgcagatatgttcacaaaaccacttccaggctggaagatttgagctgttaagaaagaaaataggaatGCAGGTAGCaactgatccaaggaggagtttgttggaattgttcagctgctgttttttgtcatgttttcctctgttttactctgtttttttattaaaaacaatcaagttcatttagttatgcatttagtgtttttgctattttctaggaagttaatagcatgtttgtgtgcagttatgtgttgcacgtacgtgagcagtttctgctttgtatttagtggttgtactcgacagtttttttctttaagcacaagacgtatgaagtgctatgctctatttttttatcttctttctctctagaaaacaacaaaaaattttctgttttgattgttgtttttatgagctttaacagCGCCATTGAGGTGGGCTTGCTTCTCCGCCATGGGGGATGTTGCAGAAGAAACGATGGAGACGCTAACCGAGAGGAGATGAATATGGAGAAGGAGATGTGGATGGAGAAAAATTGAGGGATGAGTATGGACTCGGCTAGGGTTATATACAGGGGTGGAATGCGAAGTGGGGACTTGCGTCGACGAAGTGTTCACGCGTTATTTCGCTGCGAGTCCGAGTTGGTGTTGTGTcgacaaattttcacaaatttgtGGCCAAatttagccaaaaccttcaactaaagagtgaaacttcactcaaagatctttccaaTTGTATTTTATTGATACTTACACGAACTAGGGCCAGAATGACCCATGGAGCCTACGAATTCTAGATCTGAACATGATCTTATCTTACATCTAATCTATTTctacaagagaagaaagatgcTACTGGACATACGGATGTTTCCCCAAGTACAGGGGATGGAACTAAATTAGAAACCAAACCATGAGGCTCATCGTCCACCCGTGAGATGGGATTCTGCGACAGAAGACGATTGCGTAAATGCCTTGGCCAAATCATCAAAACCTTCGCGATGAGCGAACATTAACCCGCCTGAGGAAAGGCCCATGGACAACAGTTCCGGCATCGGAAGATCACCCTCCAAGTACTGCAAAATTTGACGCATGCTCGGCCTCATCAACGGGTCAAAGTGGGAACAGATCAACCCGAGTTTCAGCACCAACTCCATCTCTTCTTCCACAAATTCCTCCCCCAACCTCGGATCTCTAGCCTCGAGAATAGCACCTCTGTCCCAGCAAGAAAATACCCACTCCACTAATATCACGTCCTCCGGGTCCCGAAGCTCTATCGGCCTTCTCCCGCAGGCTACCTCGAGCAAAAACGCTCCAAACGCATACACATCGGTGTTCCTAGTGGCCTTGCCTCTTAGCGTGTGCTCAGGGGCGAGATAACCGAGCGTTCCTACCACGTGAGTCGTTTGAGGGTCGGTTCCATGGTCGTATAGTCTCGCAAGCCCGAAATCTCCAAGTCTTCCATTTAATTCAGCATCTAGCAAGATGTTACTCGCCTTTATATCCCTGTGGATCACCACTTGCTCCCACCCTTCGTGCAGATAAAGCAGCCCAGATGCCACTCCTTTGATCACCCTGAATCTTTGCCTCCAATTGAGGGTCACCTTTGGTTGGTTATGGAGGTATTTGTCGAGGCTCCCATTGGGCATGTAGTCGTAAACCAAGAGCAACTCCCTTTCCGACGGCAGTAACCGAGGAGCGAAACTATGTTGCGGTGACGGAGCCGGCCAATGCTGACGATCTCCGCTATGAACTCTCTCATGCCTTGTCTCGACTCGTGTGAGACCCTCTTCACCGCAATCTCTATCTTCGATGCGGGTAAGATTCCTCTATAGACCCGACCAAACCCTCCTGTCCCTAGTAGCTCTTGCTCCCGGAATCCTTTTGTCGCAATATAAAGGTCTTTGAACTTGAACCGGTGCGGGCCGTAGTCCCTCTCCCACTCTTCGAGGACCTCAGCGaatctccttttccttcttatcaCGTAAACCACGCTCAAGATCATCATCGATACAACGAAAAGAACCATCAGCGGGAGCCCTATAGTCAGTACTTTCGACATCTCCTTCTTACCGATCCGAGGAAGCTTAGGGAGTTGGGACAGGGCAAGTGCCTGAGCCTCTCCATTTACCCTGAAGCTCCAACCTAGAACATAGTGAGAAGTTAGGAGCGAACCGGTCGATGATGAGAAGCCGACATACATGCTCTGGTTGATGATTGACGAGAGATCCTGCCTACGAGACAAAAGGGGAGTCTGCGGTTTTTGCACATTGATTGGAGCCAATGTGACATCGATCCGCCTTACAGTTCCATCGTAGTCCACCCAAACTTGCATTTCTTTACCACTGATTAGAGTCAAGTTCTTGAACTCACCACCATCTGCATAATACCCCGCCTGAGTTGAGTATGCTGATGTCAACCCATTCAAGTCGATTCCAACATGATTATCGTTGATGTCTTTAAACTCTGTGTTCTGGATCGTGTCGAGTTCCACCCCAATCACATGATTGGTGGAGTTGCCGTTGTCAGTTTCGTTGAACATGCCAAGGTATGCGCTAGCCAGGGACCCAGGGAAGCCTCTCTGGGGCGCAATCACGAAGACGATCCCATGGCCGCTCAGAGTGGCATACTGAGGTTGAATTGCGAAGACGAAAGCGGTGGAGAAGGAATAGACGGAGCCGTTTGGTGAGTTCTTGAACTGGACAGGGTCGGGATGGAAGGCGTGGCCCTTGTGCTGTTTGGTGTCGTCGGTCAGCTTCAGGAGGCCATTGGAGGTGACTGCGGCGATCCCATCGAGGCTCAGATTGGCCGATCGGAAACCGTTGTAAACAAAATTGGTCTCTTGAGCGTAAGCCAAAACTGGTAGCAGAGAGCACGGCCAGAATCTTGAAGAACATGGCTCAAACTCAAAGTCTGCTTAGCAATTAGCTGAAGAAGGATGCAGCTACAAGGGCTATAAAAATCCAGAAGAATCTTTATCTAACAACGTCAAACGAATGGTGCAGATTTCAAAATTTCTGCTCCACATGAGTCCTACGATTGATGAATGTCTTGGACTTAAGGACGAATCCGATAGAGCCCTCTTCATGAGGCAAAGAGGACTTCAAGGACGAATCCAATAGAGCCCTGTTCATGAGGCAGGACTTCAAGGACGAATCCAATAGAGCCCTGTTCATGAAGCAAAAAGGACTTCaaggtgagagagagaacttCGATTTCATATTGCATTTGCGGTCGCGATGACTCTGAATAAACAAATTGGACGGATGCTACTGAGTAGTTCGCAATCTGACTGCTATGGACGTTGCAAGAAGTCGTGGCCTCCGAAACAGATGACGACTTTATGTCGGGAGAGAGATTGGAAGGTGGGTGATGGAATCGAAAGCCCGGTAATTTTCTTCCCATAATAAAACAAACATGTGACAGTACTACTTGTAAGACAAGGGATCCGTCGGAATATTTGAGGGAGGACCAACCCATGGTGGAAGGATGAAAAGACTGGTCTACCATATGGTCCGTGAGGAACACGAAGTTCTGTCTAAACGGCCGGCGGTCGGCGGTGGTAGCCAGTGGGCTGTGGGCGGTGGTTGGGCAGCAACAGGTGGCGGTGACAGGCGATAAGCGGCGGTCGGGTGGTAGCAGGCAGCGGTCGGCGGTTGGCCGTCCGTGAGTaagaaggaaaacgaaaaatacaaaaatttgtgGATGGTACCAAAGGCATCACtattcttttctattccaaaatagaaatttttgtaattacTAAACGTCTTATTTTATTCAGAAGTTGTTCtgggaataaaataaaaaaaactatttctaaaaagaaattgtttcccaGAATTGAAGCGTTACCAAACAAAcccttagggcgcgtttggtaatcattctgttttggggaacaatttttagcaaaaaaacgcgtttggtaattgcacaaaatttctattcctagaatagaaaaggaatagaaatacgtttagggcatgtttggcaacgtgccaaatagtgccagattctgatttttgttcctGCATCGCGTTTGGGAGgagaatcgtgtttggtaaattttttgttcccagaacgattttggacaagatttgagaataaaaaaatttgattctacgtccgagaatcagaaaaagaatcaaaacataAAACCCTTGGTTGCCATCCGCCATTGCCCGCCGTCGTCCGCCACCGcccaccaccgcccgccgctgcccgccggtcgccggttcgccgtcggtcgccggtccggcgaggtcgccggaggctcgtcgggccgggcgaggtccgccgagctcgccgaggcaagcccagccaccggcgaggccggcctggccaccggcgggctaggcgagcctcgccggcagcctcgccggtggcaaggcgaggctcggcctcgccgaatcgggcgaggctgccggtgaggctcgctggccacttgcgaggctcgacctcgcccgattggcgaggccgagcctcgcccagccgccggcgaggctcgcccaaccccgccggtggccgggccggctcgccgggccgggcgaggccggctcggccaccggcgagctcgccggacctcgcccggcctcgaCGAGcctccgcgacctcgccggaccagcgaccggcggcgaaccggcgaccggcgggcggcggcgggcggtggcgaacggcggcgggcgatggcggATGGCAACCAAGGGTTTtatgttttgattctttttcgattctcggacgtagaatcaaatttttttgattctcaaatcttgtccaaaatcgttcccggaacaaaaatttaccaaacgcgattctcgtcccaaaccgattctcggaacaaaaaatcGAATCAAGACTCGTTTGCACGTTGCGCAAACAGCCctaaacgtatttctattctttttctattctaggaatagaaattttgtgcaattaccaaacgcgtttttttgctaaaaaattgttctcataaacagaatgattaccaaacgcgccctaagggTTTGTTTGGTAACGCTTCAATTCtgggaaacaatttctttttagaaatagttttttttttctatttttattcccaggaacaaCTTCTGAATAAAATAAGACGTTTagtaattacaaaaaatttctatttttggaatagaaaaagaatagtgATGCCTTTGGTACCATCcacaaatttttgtattttttcgttttttcttcttactcaaaGACGGCCGACCGCCGACCGCTGCCTGCTACCACCCGACCGCCGCTTATTGCCTGTCACCGCCACCTGTTGCTGCCCAACCACCGCCCACAGCCCACTGGCTGCCACCGCCGACCGCCGGCCGTTTAGACAGAACTTCGTGTTCCTCACGGACCATATGGTAGACCAGTCTTTTCATCCTTCCACCATGGGTTGGTCCTCCCTCAAATATTCCGACGGATCCCTTGTCTTACAAGTAGTACTGTCACATGTTTGTTTTATTATGGGAAGAAAATTACCGGGCTTTCGATTCCATCACACCCACCTTCCAATCTCTCTCCCCGACATAAAGTCGTCATCTGTTTCGGAGGCCACGACTTCTTGCAACGTCCATAGCAGTCAGATTGCGAACTACTCAGTAGCATCCGTCCAATTTGTTTATTCAGAGTCATCGCGACCGCAAATGCAATATGAAATCGAAGTTCTCTCTCACCTTGAAGTCCTTTTTGCTTCATGAACAGGGCTCTATTGGATTCGTCCTTGAAGTCCTGCCTCATGAACAGGGCTCTATTGGATTCGTCCTTGAAGTCCTCTTTGCCTCATGAAGAGGGCTCTATCGGATTCGTCCTTAAGTCCAAGACATTCATCAATCGTAGGACTCATGTGGAgcagaaatttttgaaatctgcACCATTCGTTTGACGTTGTTAGATAAAGATTCTTCTGGATTTTTATAGCCCTTGTAGCTGCATCCTTCTTCAGCTAATTGCTAAGCAGACTTTGAGTTTGAGCCATGTTCTTCAAGATTCTGGCCGTGCTCTCTCTGCTACCAGTTTTGGCTTACGCTCAAGAGACCAATTTTGTTTACAACGGTTTCCGATCGGCCAATCTGAGCCTCGATGGGATCGCCGCAGTCACCTCCAATGGCCTCCTGAAGCTGACCGACGACACCAAACAGCACAAGGGCCACGCCTTCCATCCCGACCCTGTCCAGTTCAAGAACTCACCAAACGGCTCCGTCTATTCCTTCTCCACCGCTTTCGTCTTCGCAATTCAACCTCAGTATGCCACTCTGAGCGGCCATGGGATCGTCTTCGTGATTGCGCCCAGAGAGGCTTCCTGGGTCCCTGGCTAGCGCATACCTTGGCATGTTCAACGAAACTGACAACGGCAACTCCACCAATCATGTGATTGGGGTGGAACTCGACACGATCCAGAACACAGAGTTTAAAGACATCAACGATAATCATGTTGGAATCGACTTGAATGGGTTGACATCAGCATACTCAACTCAGGCGGGGTATTATGCAGATGGTGGTGAGTTCAAGAACTTGACTCTAATCAGTGGTAAAGAAATGCAAGTTTGGGTGGACTACGATGGAACTGTAAGGCGGATCGATGTCACATTGGCTCCAATCAATGTGCAAAAACCGCAGACTCCCCTTGTCTCGTAGGCAGGATCTCTCGTCAATCATCAACCAGAGCATGTATGTCGGCTTCTCATCATCGACCGGTTCGCTCCTAACTTCTCACTATGTTCTAGGTTGGAGCTTCAGGGTAAATGGAGAGGCTCAGGCACTTGCCCTGTCCCAACTCCCTAAGCTTCCTCGGATCGGTAAGAAGGAGATGTCGAAAGTACTGACTATAGGGCTCCCGCTGATGGTTCTTTTCGTTGTATCGATGATGATCTTGAGCGTGGTTTACGtgataagaaggaaaaggagattCGCTGAGGTCCTCGAAGAGTGGGAGAGGGACTACGGCCCGCACCGGTTCAAGTTCAAAGACCTTTATATTGCGACAAAAGGATTCCGGGAGCAAGAGCTACTAGGGACAGGAGGGTTTGGTCGGGTCTATAGAGGAATCTTACCCGCATCGAAGATAGAGATTGCGGTGAAGAGGGTCTCACACGAGTCGAGACAAGGCATGAGAGAGTTCATAGCGGAGATCGTCAGCATTGGCCGGCTCCGTCACCGCAACATAGTTTCGCTCCTCGGTTACTGCCGTCGGAAAGGGGAGTTGCTCTTGGTTTACGACTACATGCCCAATGGGAGCCTCGACAAATACCTCCATAACCAACCAAAGGTGACCCTCAATTGGAGGCAAAGATTCAGGGTGATCAAAGGAGTGGCATCTGGGCTGCTTTATCTGCACGAAGGGTGGGAGCAAGTGGTGATCCACAGGGATATAAAGGCGAGTAACATCTTGCTAGATGCTGAATTAAATGGAAGACTTGGAGATTTCGGGCTTGCGAGACTATACGACCATGGAACCGACCCTCAAACGACTCACGTGGTAGGAACGCTCGGTTATCTCGCCCCTGAGCACACGCTAAGAGGCAAGGCCACTAGGAACACCGATGTGTATGCGTTTGGAGCGTTTTTGCTCGAGGTAGCCTGCGGGAGAAGGCCGATAGAGCTTCGGGACCCGGAGGACGTGATATTAGTGGAGTGGGTATTTTCTTGCTGGGACAGAGGTGCTATTCTCGAGGCTAGAGATCCGAGGTTGGGGGAGGAATTTGTGGAAGAAGAGATGGAGTTGGTGCTGAAACTCGGGTTGATCTGTTCCCACTTTGACCCGTTGATGAGGCCGAGCATGCGTCAAATTTTGCAGTACTTGAGGGTGATCTTCCGATGCCGGAACTGTTGTCCATGGGCCTTTCCTCAGGCGGGTTAATGTTCGCTCATCGCGAAGGTTTTGATGATTTGGCCAAGGCATTTACGCAATCGTCTTCTGTCGCAGAATCCCATCTCACGGGTGGACGATGAGCCTCATGGTTTGGTTTCTAATTTAGTTCCATCCCCTGTATTTGGGGAAACATCCGTATGTCCAGTAgcatctttcttctcttgtagAAATAGATTAGATGTAAGATAAGATCATGTTCAGATCTAGAATTCGTAGGCTCCATGGGTCATTCTGGCCCTAGTTCGTGTAAGTATCAATAAAATACAAttggaaagatctttgagtgaagtttcactctttagttgaaggttttggctaaatTTGGCCacaaatttgtgaaaatttgtcgACACAACACCAACTCG
The sequence above is drawn from the Eucalyptus grandis isolate ANBG69807.140 chromosome 11, ASM1654582v1, whole genome shotgun sequence genome and encodes:
- the LOC104429674 gene encoding LOW QUALITY PROTEIN: L-type lectin-domain containing receptor kinase IV.1 (The sequence of the model RefSeq protein was modified relative to this genomic sequence to represent the inferred CDS: inserted 5 bases in 3 codons), with product MFFKILAVLSLLPVLAYAQETNFVYNGFRSANLSLDGIAAVTSNGLLKLTDDTKQHKGHAFHPDPVQFKNSPNGSVYSFSTAFVFAIQPQYATLSGHGIVFVIAPRXRLPGSLASAYLGMFNETDNGNSTNHVIGVELDTIQNTEFKDINDNHVGIDLNGLTSAYSTQAGYYADGGEFKNLTLISGKEMQVWVDYDGTVRRIDVTLAPINVQKPQTPLVSXRQDLSSIINQSMYVGFSSSTGSLLTSHYVLGWSFRVNGEAQALALSQLPKLPRIGKKEMSKVLTIGLPLMVLFVVSMMILSVVYVIRRKRRFAEVLEEWERDYGPHRFKFKDLYIATKGFREQELLGTGGFGRVYRGILPASKIEIAVKRVSHESRQGMREFIAEIVSIGRLRHRNIVSLLGYCRRKGELLLVYDYMPNGSLDKYLHNQPKVTLNWRQRFRVIKGVASGLLYLHEGWEQVVIHRDIKASNILLDAELNGRLGDFGLARLYDHGTDPQTTHVVGTLGYLAPEHTLRGKATRNTDVYAFGAFLLEVACGRRPIELRDPEDVILVEWVFSCWDRGAILEARDPRLGEEFVEEEMELVLKLGLICSHFDPLMRPSMRQILQYLXGDLPMPELLSMGLSSGGLMFAHREGFDDLAKAFTQSSSVAESHLTGGR